Within the Spirochaetota bacterium genome, the region CTCCGCGCGAAGCGAACCGGCATCCTGCGGCAGGGAGTGTAATCGGCGCCGGACCACGTTGGCGAATATTTTTTCCGGGCCCTGCATGGTTTCCAGGTACGCATCCGCGCGCTCCCTGAAACCTGCTTCAGGAATCATCGCGAGCTTTTTGCCGTGATAGGCGATGCGGGCGCACAGCTTTTCCAGGTGGCGGGCGGGCGTGGTCGTCTCAATGGTTCCGGCATGCGCGCTCAACAGCGCGGCATACGCCTGGAGGTACGGGGGCGCAATTTTCGCGAAAGAATGCAAAGCGGCGCGCGCGCCCTCCCCGTCCAGCCTGCCCAGGCGATCGTGTAAATCCGCCAGGACAAGGTGCGACTGAATGCGCGCGGGGTCCCAGGGATGCGGTGCTCCCGATTTCAATACCGTACCTTCTCCGGTGCCCGGGTCGTAGCGGTAGAGGTAGCGCATTTCGGCGGGGAAGTACCCGCGTTCGCCCACTGCCCGTCTCAGCTGTTCCATCTTCACGCCGTCGATGAGCTGTTCCCCGTACCGCCAGACTATATAGACGAAGCCCTGAAAGAACAGCAGGAAGGTAACCATGCTGATACCCGCTATCTTGGCCATGATGGAGCTCCGGTCCGGCGTCACGTTTACATATACCGTGAGCATCAGGAAAAAACCCAGTACGGTCACCAGGTTCCAGGTCACCTGGAAATATTCTCGGTCGATCGTTCCCTCGCGGCTCAGAACGTTCGCGATCGCGGGGGCCACGAGTATGACCATCATGCTCGCCAGGATGAGCACGACATACAGCCTGTTTTTCCCCGTCGAGGTCATGATGCGCCAGATCCCCGCGGCCAGGACCATCGCGATATTCGCCATGATCACAATCCCGATCAGGTAGCTGAGCCTGTCCGCGTCGAAATCCCAATATTGACCGTCGAAATGATATATCCTCGGCAGGTCTGTCGTTTTCCAGAAAAATACCGCATCCACCGCGATCGAGATAGTCCATTGCGCGGCACACGCGATTCCGGCCAGCCTGGTCCGTTCCGGATGCGGAAAATAGAAAAAGAACCTGGTCATGTAAATGATTCCCGGGATAACGGCAAACACGGTGATCCAGCGGTGATACGCGGCAGCGGGATGATAGACCGAGGAGGCGAAGAGATAGCCCATGTTCTGAAGCATGATGAACAGGTAGACGAGAAGAAGGTGGATGGTCGGCCTGGACTTTCTGGGAATGAGGACAAGGAAGACGACACCGGCGATGTTGAAGGCGGTGGCGATGAAGGCGCCAATCGAGAAATAATTGAGATACAGGAACTCCTGTGTTTCCATTTATTCGCCGCCTTCCGCTCCCTGGCCCCTTTCAGGCCCCAAGGGGTATCCTTCCCTCGAACCCCGTTTTATGCGAGTCCAGGGTATAACCCTTTTCGCGGAACAGCCGCACGCAGGCGTCCACCGCGGCCGGATCGTAATACGAATTTTTTTTCGCTATGATCTCCTCAATGGCTTTATCGATACCGAGCGCGGGGCGGTAGGGCCGATGCGAAGCCATCGCCTCGACGACGTCCGCGACCCCGATGATTCTCGCTTCGAGCAGGATATCTTCCCCCTTCAGGCCGCCCGGGAACCCGGACCCGTCCATGCGTTCGTGGTGTTGTAAAACAATGCGGGCCACGGGCCAGGGGAACTCGATCTCGCGAAGGATCTCCCAGCTCACCTCGGGATGGGTTTTCAGCATCATCGATTCTATCTCGGTGATCCCGGAGGGCTTGCACAGTATCTCGATGGGCACCGATATTTTTCCGATATCATGCAGCATGCCGGCGACGAATACCCCTTGCAGGCGATCCTCGTCCAGGCCAAGCTCCTCGCCTATCGCCCGCGCGAGCTCCGCCACGCGCCGCTGGTGTCCGCCCGTGTACGGATCCCGAATCTCACCGATAAGCGAGATCGTATGTACGATGCCGGTGATGGTTTTTTGAAGTGTGGTGATTGATTTGCGGAGTTCCTCCTCGACCTTCCAACGTTCGAGGATTTCCTCCTTGAGCATGTAGTTTGTTTCCCGCAGCTCCGCGGTGCGCTTCTTTATCTCGTCCTCGAGGTGCTCTTTATAAATACGGTTTTCCCGGAGAAGGGAGGCGCGCTCAAGGCTCTTCATTATGGAGTATTTAAGAACCTCCATGTCCTGTATCGGCTTGGTGACGAAATCCCACGCGCCCAGCCTGAGCGCCTCGATCGCGTCCCGCATGATGCCGGTACCCGATACGATTATCACGGGTATTTCCGGCGCCTCCACCGCGACGTGGCCCAGCACCTGCAGCCCGTTGATCTCCGGCATCCTCAAGTCCACCAGCACGAGGTCCGGTTTTTCGGCCCGAAACATGTCCAGACCCTCACGCCCGTTCGCCGCCTGCAGCACGGAGAATCCATGATCCTCCAGGTATGCCGCAATATTTATCCGAACTATGTCCTCATCCTCTATCGTAAGAATCCGCGCTGGCGTCTCCTGTGCCATGATGAACCCCTCTCTGCAGATATCTTCAGTCCGTTCCCCGGCAGCCGCCCCCTGCAACCCAGCGTGTACCTGTTTAACGCTCCTTTCACCCTGTTCTTTTACTCCATAGTTAATATAGTTTAACCTCGGGTTGGTATCAAAATATTTTACCTATCCAGCCCCCTTGCCGGAAAATACCCGCAAAAGCCGCGGGATGCATATATGCAGGAATTTTTATCCCTTCCCTAAATGGGGCTTGCGTTCCCTTCCGCGGCGCCAAACCTGTATCCTTGACAGGTATGTGATGGAACCCGGCACGCCAGAAGTACTATTCGAAGACAATCACCTGATAGCGGTGCTCAAGCCCGCGGGCACGCTCGTACAGGGCGACTCGAGCGGGAGGGCCCATCTCATGGACATGGTGAAATCCTACCTGAAGGAAAAATATAATAAGCCGGGGAACGTGTTCCTTGGGCTTGTCCATCGCCTCGATCGGCAGGTATCCGGCGTGGTCCTCTTCGCGAAAAACTCGAAATCTGCCTCCCGCCTGTCCGCCCAGTTCCGGGAAAGGACGGTACGCAAGGTATACCTTGCCGTGGTCGGCGGGGGAACCTCGGAAAACCTGCCGGCCGATTCGCCGGTGTTCGAATCGGCGGCCGGCCATTTTACCTTCGATGACGGACATCCCCGTCTCGCAGGGGGAACGACGGCCGGCACTAGGGAGGCTATACTCGAATATGCCCGCATCGCCCATGCCGGGGGCCGCAGTCTTCTCATGGTACTGCTGCATACGGGCCGGAAGCACCAGATCCGCATCCAGCTTTCCGATCTCGGCATGCCCATCGTCGGGGATGGTCTCTATGGATCACCTGAGCGCACGGGAGACGACAGCCTGCTCCTTCATGCGTACGCGCTCGCCTTCGCACACCCGACAACGCGCGCC harbors:
- a CDS encoding response regulator, which produces MAQETPARILTIEDEDIVRINIAAYLEDHGFSVLQAANGREGLDMFRAEKPDLVLVDLRMPEINGLQVLGHVAVEAPEIPVIIVSGTGIMRDAIEALRLGAWDFVTKPIQDMEVLKYSIMKSLERASLLRENRIYKEHLEDEIKKRTAELRETNYMLKEEILERWKVEEELRKSITTLQKTITGIVHTISLIGEIRDPYTGGHQRRVAELARAIGEELGLDEDRLQGVFVAGMLHDIGKISVPIEILCKPSGITEIESMMLKTHPEVSWEILREIEFPWPVARIVLQHHERMDGSGFPGGLKGEDILLEARIIGVADVVEAMASHRPYRPALGIDKAIEEIIAKKNSYYDPAAVDACVRLFREKGYTLDSHKTGFEGRIPLGA
- a CDS encoding RluA family pseudouridine synthase, which gives rise to MEPGTPEVLFEDNHLIAVLKPAGTLVQGDSSGRAHLMDMVKSYLKEKYNKPGNVFLGLVHRLDRQVSGVVLFAKNSKSASRLSAQFRERTVRKVYLAVVGGGTSENLPADSPVFESAAGHFTFDDGHPRLAGGTTAGTREAILEYARIAHAGGRSLLMVLLHTGRKHQIRIQLSDLGMPIVGDGLYGSPERTGDDSLLLHAYALAFAHPTTRAWTVVTAPLPARFRAFFPLDDIVSGNIARLIQEVTRTPA